Proteins from a single region of Pseudarthrobacter sp. NIBRBAC000502772:
- a CDS encoding GH32 C-terminal domain-containing protein — MKRSVFFQPSDGWVGDLIPFEKDGEFWLFYLHEVRSDPKPGTSWNLVTTKGLTQFEDQGVSLHHGSDTDLDFNAYTGSVVVDESGNHRLFYTGQNPRNLGPDGVPLQLVMQATSTDGMQTWVKHPELTFGAPDGYESGDWRDPFVFRDEAAGQWRMLLAARHSAGPERRRGVIAQCVSDDLVNWRHTEPFWDPRRYITHECPDVFAWGDWWYMVYSEFSESFTTRYRMAKSPDGPWTVPDLDSIDGRAYYASKTAERDGRRFFFGWIASKDGNRDDGPWQWAGTMSVLEARQNADGTLGFAFADELVDSFWEDVPVSLAHELPTRLNVPDGYTAVVSEEDLPGQFYAKAVLDIAPGTTECGLLLRSGPDGDQSYVLRLEPKRGRLVFDRWPRTSTGDAQWHVSGDIPFHIELERPCDLSPGEHTLEVIVDGDICVAVLDRQVALSTRIYDLPAGRIGVFAGEGSVTVTELQIRQRTDN; from the coding sequence ATGAAACGCTCAGTCTTCTTCCAGCCCTCCGATGGATGGGTTGGCGATCTTATCCCCTTCGAGAAGGACGGGGAGTTCTGGCTCTTCTACCTTCACGAGGTCCGCTCAGACCCGAAGCCGGGAACGTCGTGGAACCTTGTCACCACCAAAGGCCTCACGCAGTTTGAGGACCAGGGTGTTTCGCTCCACCACGGAAGCGACACCGATCTGGACTTCAACGCTTACACGGGCAGCGTCGTCGTCGATGAAAGCGGCAACCACCGCCTGTTCTACACGGGACAGAACCCACGGAACCTCGGACCGGACGGCGTTCCACTGCAACTGGTCATGCAGGCCACCAGCACCGATGGCATGCAGACCTGGGTGAAGCACCCCGAGCTCACTTTCGGCGCCCCGGACGGCTATGAGTCCGGGGACTGGCGGGATCCGTTCGTCTTCCGGGATGAGGCGGCAGGCCAGTGGCGGATGCTGCTGGCGGCACGGCACTCCGCAGGACCTGAACGCCGCCGCGGCGTCATTGCGCAGTGTGTGTCCGATGACCTGGTGAACTGGCGGCACACCGAACCGTTCTGGGATCCGCGCCGCTACATCACGCATGAGTGCCCGGATGTCTTCGCGTGGGGTGACTGGTGGTACATGGTCTACTCGGAGTTCTCCGAATCGTTCACCACCCGGTACCGCATGGCCAAGAGCCCCGACGGCCCGTGGACGGTACCGGACCTGGACAGCATCGACGGGCGCGCCTACTACGCCTCAAAGACCGCGGAGCGGGACGGGCGCCGCTTCTTTTTCGGCTGGATCGCCAGCAAGGACGGCAACCGCGACGACGGACCCTGGCAGTGGGCAGGCACGATGTCCGTCCTGGAAGCCCGCCAAAATGCGGACGGAACGCTCGGGTTCGCCTTCGCCGATGAACTGGTGGACAGCTTCTGGGAGGACGTGCCGGTGTCCCTGGCACACGAACTGCCCACCCGGCTCAACGTCCCGGACGGATACACCGCCGTCGTCTCGGAGGAAGACCTGCCCGGCCAGTTTTACGCGAAGGCAGTGCTGGACATTGCCCCCGGGACAACGGAATGCGGTCTGCTGCTGCGCTCAGGGCCGGACGGTGACCAGTCCTACGTGCTGCGCCTGGAACCGAAGCGCGGCAGGCTGGTCTTCGACCGGTGGCCAAGGACCAGCACCGGAGACGCGCAATGGCACGTCTCCGGCGACATTCCGTTCCACATCGAGCTGGAACGCCCGTGCGACCTTTCCCCCGGCGAACACACCCTGGAAGTCATCGTCGACGGCGACATCTGCGTTGCCGTCCTGGACCGGCAGGTGGCCCTCAGCACCAGGATCTACGACTTGCCCGCGGGGCGGATCGGCGTTTTCGCCGGCGAAGGATCCGTCACCGTCACTGAACTTCAAATACGTCAGCGCACCGACAACTAA
- a CDS encoding ABC transporter substrate-binding protein encodes MKKLFRAAAVAAVTALALTACGGGGSSDPSNVSPTGEIKAREISWLLSRPADGAVINIMKKLADEYAKDHPGFELKLITTPDRPSYIQKLETLAAANKLPELFDTDATPFAQQLVKQGKMVDAEKLLKSLDVYDDYRPSALDYQRFDDGSLNMIPFQFELEFVWYNKALLQKAGVAVPKSLDDIPAMCTALRDAGITPIAIDGQDQWPLERYVAYQPFREAGPDFIQKLKKGEAKFSDPAGQKTVEWLAALGKAKCFQDGFSSQGYSDAQNQFTSGQAAMYNIGTWELPSLATDKLNPAVREDIDFFTLPTTAGSVTAANEFVSPSGIGMAVNSKTYDPLVSDFLKFALKKYPAEYAATGALSPTTNVETALPANATPLYKKALEKANDLGGKQAMPWDTQLDPTTNGRLQQELVLLVQGNITPEQFTSTMDSTIAQNAPKFFK; translated from the coding sequence ATGAAAAAACTCTTCCGTGCTGCCGCTGTCGCAGCCGTCACCGCCCTGGCTTTGACAGCCTGCGGCGGCGGAGGGTCCAGTGACCCTTCCAACGTCAGCCCCACCGGGGAAATCAAGGCCCGTGAAATCTCGTGGCTGCTTTCGCGGCCAGCCGACGGGGCCGTCATCAACATCATGAAGAAGCTGGCGGACGAGTACGCCAAAGACCACCCGGGCTTCGAACTGAAGCTCATCACCACTCCCGACCGGCCCTCCTACATCCAAAAGCTCGAGACGCTGGCCGCGGCCAACAAGCTCCCCGAGCTCTTCGACACCGACGCCACGCCCTTCGCCCAGCAGCTGGTCAAACAAGGCAAAATGGTGGACGCCGAAAAGCTGCTGAAGTCCCTGGACGTCTACGACGACTACCGGCCCAGCGCGCTGGATTACCAACGGTTCGACGACGGGTCCCTGAACATGATCCCGTTCCAGTTCGAGCTGGAGTTCGTCTGGTACAACAAGGCCCTGCTGCAGAAGGCCGGGGTCGCCGTCCCGAAGTCCCTCGATGACATCCCCGCCATGTGCACCGCCCTGCGCGATGCCGGCATCACCCCCATCGCCATCGACGGCCAGGACCAGTGGCCGCTCGAGCGGTACGTCGCCTACCAGCCGTTCCGTGAAGCCGGGCCGGACTTCATCCAGAAGCTCAAGAAGGGCGAAGCGAAGTTCTCTGACCCCGCAGGCCAGAAGACCGTCGAATGGCTGGCGGCGCTCGGCAAGGCCAAGTGCTTCCAGGATGGCTTCTCATCCCAGGGCTACTCCGACGCCCAGAACCAGTTCACCTCCGGCCAGGCAGCGATGTACAACATCGGCACCTGGGAACTGCCCAGCCTGGCCACGGACAAGCTGAACCCTGCAGTGCGCGAGGACATCGATTTCTTCACCCTGCCCACCACTGCAGGATCCGTCACGGCGGCAAACGAGTTCGTGTCGCCGTCGGGCATTGGAATGGCCGTCAACTCCAAGACCTACGACCCGCTGGTCAGCGACTTCCTGAAGTTCGCGCTGAAGAAGTACCCGGCCGAGTACGCGGCCACCGGTGCGCTCTCGCCGACCACCAATGTGGAGACCGCCCTGCCGGCCAACGCCACGCCCTTGTACAAGAAGGCCCTGGAGAAGGCCAACGACCTCGGGGGCAAGCAGGCCATGCCGTGGGACACTCAGCTTGACCCGACAACCAACGGCCGGCTGCAGCAGGAGCTAGTGCTCCTCGTCCAGGGCAACATCACGCCCGAACAGTTCACCAGCACGATGGACAGCACCATCGCGCAGAACGCCCCGAAGTTCTTCAAGTAA
- a CDS encoding carbohydrate ABC transporter permease: MLPNRSRLSVLVFLLPPLLLYCVAVLFPIVQSLFLSFFSWNGISDMEFVGLANYVRMLTADDIFWRSFFNALGYLAICLVLQLGGALLVASLLTSMRRGRELIKTLYLLPAVISTVAIAFLFVRIYSIEPVGLLNQLLHWIGLGALERPWLSDINTVLTAVSAPEGWRFTGLYMLIIYAALLSVPQELEEAARLDGASRWQLFTKIRFPHIMPVWITTTIMATTYGLRGFDIPYLMTNGGPGQSSELLTTYMYKTAFSSTDFGYASTIAVFIVVECLVAVGLILFLLKRKADA; encoded by the coding sequence ATGCTCCCCAACAGGTCACGACTTTCCGTCCTGGTGTTCCTGCTCCCACCCTTGCTCCTGTACTGCGTCGCCGTGCTGTTCCCCATCGTGCAGTCGCTGTTCCTCAGCTTCTTCTCCTGGAACGGCATCAGCGACATGGAGTTCGTAGGGCTCGCCAACTACGTGCGGATGCTCACCGCAGACGACATCTTCTGGCGCTCCTTCTTCAACGCCCTCGGATATCTGGCCATCTGCCTGGTGCTGCAGCTCGGCGGTGCCCTGCTCGTGGCCAGCCTCCTCACCTCGATGCGACGCGGCCGCGAGCTCATCAAGACCCTCTACCTGCTGCCGGCGGTGATCTCCACCGTGGCCATCGCGTTCCTCTTCGTGCGCATCTACTCGATCGAACCGGTTGGCCTGCTCAACCAGCTCCTGCACTGGATCGGCCTCGGCGCCCTTGAACGGCCGTGGCTCTCGGACATCAACACCGTCCTCACCGCAGTATCGGCTCCGGAAGGGTGGCGGTTCACCGGCCTGTACATGCTCATCATCTACGCGGCGCTGCTGTCCGTCCCGCAGGAACTTGAGGAGGCGGCCCGCCTCGACGGCGCCTCGCGGTGGCAACTGTTCACCAAGATCCGCTTCCCGCACATCATGCCCGTCTGGATCACCACCACGATCATGGCAACCACCTACGGCCTGCGCGGCTTCGACATCCCCTACCTCATGACCAACGGCGGCCCCGGACAGTCCTCGGAGCTGCTGACCACCTACATGTACAAGACGGCCTTCTCGAGCACCGATTTCGGATACGCCAGCACCATCGCCGTATTCATCGTCGTCGAGTGCCTGGTGGCCGTCGGGCTCATCCTCTTCCTGCTCAAACGAAAGGCGGACGCATGA
- a CDS encoding carbohydrate ABC transporter permease, protein MTAPAAPITRPVAVPSDSLPPLRRRKPPSLHSTLSRVLIALIVIVQVYPLAWLFITSLRTEHDFATGDPFALPKSLTWDNYARAFETGNLWLNILNSFIVTMGANVLIVLLGMMAAYALQVLGFRFSKFVRSLFLVGIIVPVQIALVPLFIDYSTINLLDTYPSMIIPLAGFALPMSIYLFSSFFEYIPRETYEAASLDGAGPYRIFGLITLPLSVNTVVTVVLVNSIFIWNDFIFANTFVLSEELKTIPLGLQNYIGAMGKTDWTATFAAVCITITPLLLVFLVLNKAMIQGLESGGSKG, encoded by the coding sequence ATGACCGCGCCGGCAGCTCCGATCACCAGGCCTGTGGCAGTCCCATCAGACAGCCTGCCGCCGCTCCGCCGCCGCAAGCCGCCCAGCCTCCACAGCACCCTGTCAAGAGTGCTCATCGCCCTCATCGTCATCGTGCAGGTCTACCCCCTCGCCTGGCTTTTCATCACCAGCCTCCGCACCGAACACGACTTCGCGACCGGCGACCCCTTCGCACTGCCAAAGTCCCTGACGTGGGATAACTACGCCCGCGCCTTCGAGACGGGCAACCTCTGGTTGAACATCCTGAACAGTTTCATCGTCACCATGGGAGCCAATGTCCTGATTGTGCTGCTGGGAATGATGGCAGCCTATGCGTTGCAGGTCCTCGGGTTCCGGTTCAGCAAGTTCGTCCGCAGCCTTTTCCTGGTCGGCATCATCGTGCCCGTCCAGATCGCCCTCGTGCCGCTCTTCATCGACTACTCAACCATCAACCTGCTCGACACCTACCCGTCGATGATCATTCCCCTGGCCGGCTTCGCCCTTCCGATGTCGATCTACCTTTTCTCGTCGTTCTTTGAATACATCCCCCGGGAAACGTACGAGGCCGCGTCCCTTGACGGAGCAGGTCCCTACCGGATCTTCGGACTCATCACGCTGCCCCTTTCGGTAAATACGGTCGTGACGGTCGTCCTGGTCAACAGCATCTTCATCTGGAACGATTTCATCTTCGCCAACACCTTCGTCCTTTCCGAAGAACTGAAGACCATTCCACTGGGCCTGCAGAACTACATCGGCGCCATGGGAAAGACGGACTGGACGGCCACGTTTGCCGCCGTCTGCATCACCATCACGCCCCTGCTGCTGGTCTTCCTCGTGCTGAACAAAGCCATGATCCAGGGCTTGGAGAGCGGTGGGAGCAAGGGATGA
- a CDS encoding LacI family DNA-binding transcriptional regulator codes for MNSQENSSVTPLGAAAPLKRPGRPQPVTLRQVAEAAGVSTATVSLVVNKKKTARISDETRQRVRDAIRDLGYRPNAMAQTLVSGSSRFIGLVADAIATTPFAGQIIHGAQDEAWKHGYALLIANTEGNRELETDAIAMMLEYKVRGILYSTWFHRPTDIPASLKESDFVLVNCFSTEPGSRAVVPDEVQGGRSATEILLKHGHRRIAFINATIPAPAKDGRLQGYREALEAEGIPFDAGLVLEAYPDQEGGYGATEELLKREATAVYCYNDRMAMGLYDGLREHGLSIPEDIAVVGFDNQEVIAAHVRPPLSTVALPHYELGAAGVRMLLGLEEAPAADPTKIHCPTVERNSVRALAPA; via the coding sequence ATGAATTCGCAGGAGAATAGTTCGGTCACACCGCTGGGTGCGGCTGCACCCCTCAAACGTCCCGGGCGCCCTCAACCCGTCACGCTCCGGCAGGTAGCCGAGGCCGCCGGCGTTTCGACTGCCACCGTCTCCCTTGTAGTGAACAAGAAAAAGACTGCCCGGATATCCGACGAAACCCGCCAGCGCGTGCGGGACGCCATCCGGGACCTGGGCTATCGGCCGAACGCCATGGCGCAAACCCTGGTCAGCGGGAGTTCGCGGTTCATCGGGCTCGTGGCCGATGCCATTGCCACCACCCCTTTTGCCGGCCAGATCATCCACGGCGCCCAGGATGAAGCCTGGAAGCACGGCTACGCCCTTCTCATCGCCAACACCGAAGGCAACCGCGAGCTCGAGACGGACGCGATTGCCATGATGCTTGAATACAAGGTGCGCGGAATCCTCTACTCCACCTGGTTCCACCGGCCCACGGACATCCCGGCCTCCCTGAAGGAGTCGGACTTCGTCCTCGTCAACTGCTTTTCCACGGAACCAGGCTCCCGGGCCGTGGTCCCGGATGAAGTACAGGGCGGCCGTTCAGCCACGGAGATCCTGCTGAAACACGGCCACCGCCGGATCGCCTTCATCAACGCCACCATCCCGGCCCCGGCTAAGGACGGACGACTCCAGGGCTACAGGGAAGCGCTGGAAGCGGAAGGCATCCCGTTCGACGCGGGCCTGGTCCTGGAAGCCTACCCAGACCAGGAAGGCGGGTACGGGGCGACCGAGGAACTCCTCAAGCGCGAAGCCACTGCCGTGTACTGCTACAACGACCGAATGGCGATGGGGCTATACGACGGGCTTCGCGAGCACGGGCTCTCCATCCCCGAGGACATAGCAGTGGTGGGATTCGATAACCAGGAAGTCATCGCCGCCCACGTCCGACCCCCGCTTTCCACCGTCGCTCTCCCCCACTACGAACTGGGCGCAGCCGGAGTGCGGATGCTCCTGGGCCTTGAAGAAGCACCGGCCGCTGACCCCACAAAAATCCACTGTCCCACCGTGGAACGGAACTCGGTGCGGGCTCTGGCCCCCGCATAG
- a CDS encoding adenylate kinase, with amino-acid sequence MLIIGPPGSGKGTQAEQISERLGVVAISTGDIFRANVKGETPLGVEAKKYMDNGDFVPDSVTNEMVRSRLSEDDVDAGFLLDGYPRTTAQVDYLDSILANGDQKLDVVLQLTADDEELVTRLLGRAKETGRSDDTEAVIRHRLDLYHEQTEAVVAKYAGRGILARVDGIGGVGEVTDRVMSTLGDLLKVSAVIGR; translated from the coding sequence ATGCTGATTATTGGCCCGCCCGGTTCGGGCAAGGGAACGCAGGCGGAACAGATTTCCGAACGCCTCGGCGTTGTGGCGATCTCCACCGGCGACATCTTCCGCGCCAACGTCAAGGGCGAGACCCCGCTGGGCGTGGAGGCGAAAAAGTACATGGACAACGGGGATTTCGTTCCGGACAGCGTCACCAACGAAATGGTCAGGTCGCGCCTCAGCGAGGATGACGTGGACGCCGGCTTCCTCCTGGACGGCTACCCCCGGACCACGGCACAGGTGGACTATCTTGACTCAATCCTGGCCAACGGTGACCAGAAGCTCGACGTCGTCCTGCAGCTGACCGCTGACGACGAGGAGCTGGTCACGCGCCTGCTGGGCCGTGCCAAGGAAACCGGCCGGAGCGACGACACGGAAGCCGTCATCCGGCACCGGCTGGACCTGTACCACGAGCAGACCGAGGCCGTGGTGGCCAAGTATGCCGGCCGCGGCATCCTCGCCAGGGTTGACGGGATTGGCGGGGTCGGCGAGGTCACGGACAGGGTGATGAGCACGCTGGGAGATCTTCTTAAGGTCTCCGCCGTAATCGGACGGTAG
- a CDS encoding aldehyde dehydrogenase family protein gives MTVYVQPGQSGSKVQFKDRYENWIGGEWVAPTTGQYIENVSPVNGKQFTEVARGAAADVELALDAAHKAAPAWGKASATERAAVLNKIADRIDANLEMLAVAESWDNGKPIRETLNADIPLAADHFRYFASAIRAQEGRLSQLDDDTTAYHFHEPLGVVGQIIPWNFPILMAVWKMAPALAAGNAVVLKPASNTPASILVLAELIADLLPAGLLNIVNGFGAEVGKPLASSPRIRKIAFTGETSTGRLISQYASQNLIPVTLELGGKSPNIFFNDVAESNDAFYDKALEGFTLYAFNQGEVCSSPSRALVQDGIYDSFMADAVARTEQIIQGNPLDTNTQIGAQASVGQMEKILSYIDIGLEEGAKILAGGAQSELDGDLAGGFYVQPTIFEGHNWMRIFQEEIFGPVVSVARFGDYKDAVSIANDTLYGLGAGVWSRNGNVAYRAGREIQAGRVWVNNYHAYPAGAAFGGYKSSGIGRENHSMMLDHYQQTKNLLVSHSENKLGFF, from the coding sequence ATGACTGTTTATGTACAGCCCGGCCAATCAGGATCCAAGGTCCAGTTCAAGGACCGCTATGAGAACTGGATCGGCGGAGAATGGGTGGCTCCAACGACCGGCCAATACATCGAGAACGTTTCCCCGGTGAACGGAAAGCAATTCACCGAGGTGGCACGTGGCGCCGCCGCGGACGTTGAGCTCGCACTCGATGCCGCGCACAAAGCCGCACCGGCGTGGGGCAAGGCTTCGGCCACAGAGCGCGCCGCCGTGCTGAACAAGATCGCCGACCGGATCGACGCGAACCTTGAGATGCTCGCCGTCGCCGAATCGTGGGACAACGGCAAGCCCATCCGCGAAACGTTGAATGCGGACATTCCGCTCGCTGCGGACCACTTCCGCTACTTTGCCTCCGCCATCCGCGCCCAGGAAGGCCGGCTGTCCCAGCTCGACGACGACACCACGGCATACCACTTCCACGAACCCCTCGGCGTCGTGGGCCAGATTATCCCGTGGAATTTCCCCATCCTGATGGCCGTCTGGAAGATGGCTCCTGCCCTGGCGGCCGGCAACGCGGTGGTGCTCAAGCCCGCTTCCAACACCCCGGCCTCCATCCTGGTCCTGGCGGAACTCATTGCGGACCTGCTGCCTGCGGGCCTGCTGAATATCGTCAACGGCTTCGGGGCGGAAGTGGGTAAGCCGCTGGCCTCCAGCCCGCGGATCCGCAAGATCGCGTTCACCGGCGAGACCTCCACGGGGCGCCTGATCAGCCAGTACGCCAGCCAGAACCTGATCCCGGTCACCCTGGAACTCGGCGGCAAGAGCCCGAACATCTTCTTCAACGATGTTGCCGAATCCAACGACGCGTTCTACGACAAGGCGCTGGAGGGCTTCACCCTTTACGCCTTCAACCAGGGCGAAGTCTGCAGCAGCCCCTCCCGTGCCCTCGTCCAGGACGGTATCTACGATTCCTTCATGGCTGATGCCGTGGCCAGGACAGAACAGATCATCCAGGGCAACCCGCTGGATACCAACACCCAGATCGGTGCCCAGGCATCGGTGGGCCAGATGGAGAAGATCCTCTCCTACATCGACATCGGACTCGAAGAGGGCGCCAAAATCCTGGCCGGCGGTGCGCAGTCGGAGCTTGACGGGGACCTGGCCGGCGGTTTCTATGTCCAGCCGACCATTTTTGAGGGGCACAACTGGATGCGGATCTTCCAGGAGGAGATCTTCGGCCCGGTGGTCTCCGTTGCACGCTTCGGCGACTACAAGGACGCAGTCAGCATTGCTAACGACACCCTGTACGGCCTTGGCGCCGGCGTCTGGTCGCGCAACGGCAACGTGGCCTACCGTGCCGGCCGCGAGATCCAGGCCGGCCGGGTGTGGGTGAACAACTACCACGCCTACCCTGCCGGGGCAGCGTTCGGCGGCTACAAGTCCTCGGGCATCGGACGTGAAAACCACTCCATGATGCTGGACCACTACCAGCAGACCAAGAACCTCCTGGTAAGCCACTCAGAGAACAAGCTCGGCTTCTTCTAG
- a CDS encoding nucleoside deaminase: MSETERTTDPVFEAAYEAAQKSLQEGGIPIGAALARGGVVIASGHNKRVQHGDPIAHGEMSALRAAGRQKSYRDTTLYTTLAPCAMCTGTIIQFKIPRVVVGEAETFPGEFELLRSRGVEVVVLNDARCVEMMRTFQDEHPELWAEDIAE, translated from the coding sequence ATGTCTGAAACTGAACGAACCACAGACCCGGTCTTCGAGGCTGCCTACGAGGCCGCACAAAAGAGCCTCCAAGAGGGCGGCATCCCGATCGGTGCTGCCTTGGCCCGAGGCGGGGTGGTCATTGCCAGCGGCCACAACAAGCGTGTCCAGCATGGCGATCCCATCGCCCACGGCGAGATGTCTGCTCTGCGGGCTGCCGGACGCCAGAAGAGCTACCGGGACACAACCCTCTACACAACCCTGGCGCCGTGTGCGATGTGTACGGGGACCATCATCCAATTCAAGATTCCGCGCGTGGTGGTGGGCGAGGCCGAGACGTTCCCCGGCGAATTCGAACTTCTCCGCTCACGCGGCGTCGAAGTGGTGGTGTTGAATGATGCCCGATGCGTCGAGATGATGCGCACCTTCCAGGACGAACACCCTGAACTATGGGCCGAGGACATCGCCGAGTAA
- a CDS encoding SRPBCC family protein: MGGNSKSSIDYEFLTVWRVAGTLHEVMDILGDAGTLARWWPSVYLAVVPLDPGNPDGSGKAFSLHTKGWLPYTLKWRLTVTEPITEHGFAISAHGDLNGTGRWTFEQDGPETVVTYDWRVSAAKPLLRRLSWLLRPAFSANHRWAMARGQEALALELRRRRTGADLSNIPQPAPPTFASRYRRPGRTTQA, translated from the coding sequence ATGGGCGGCAATTCCAAAAGCAGCATCGACTACGAATTCCTGACCGTCTGGCGCGTCGCCGGGACCCTGCACGAGGTTATGGACATTCTGGGCGATGCCGGAACACTGGCCCGCTGGTGGCCCTCGGTGTATTTGGCTGTTGTGCCACTCGATCCAGGCAACCCGGATGGCAGTGGAAAGGCGTTCTCCCTACATACCAAGGGTTGGCTGCCGTACACCCTGAAGTGGCGGCTCACCGTCACCGAGCCCATCACGGAGCATGGATTCGCAATCTCCGCGCACGGTGACCTCAACGGCACCGGACGCTGGACCTTCGAACAGGACGGGCCAGAAACGGTTGTCACCTATGACTGGCGGGTCAGTGCGGCAAAACCGCTACTGCGTCGGTTGAGCTGGCTGCTCAGGCCCGCCTTTTCCGCAAATCACCGTTGGGCAATGGCCCGCGGACAGGAAGCCCTCGCTCTGGAATTACGACGACGGCGGACTGGCGCGGATCTCTCCAATATCCCCCAGCCTGCGCCGCCCACGTTTGCAAGCCGGTACCGCCGGCCAGGGAGGACAACCCAGGCCTGA
- a CDS encoding MarR family winged helix-turn-helix transcriptional regulator, protein MAKPQDQQLVEQWRSIQTTYFHTAGALDRALESKFSIGLTEFEILDLVAESTDAACRMKQLGERTPMTQSAMSKVVDRLDKAGLISRKSCEDDRRSLFLELTDAGRALHRQAAVEHRALLRENLAKD, encoded by the coding sequence ATGGCAAAACCGCAGGACCAGCAGCTGGTTGAGCAATGGCGCAGCATCCAGACAACGTACTTCCATACCGCCGGGGCGCTGGACCGTGCGCTGGAGTCGAAGTTCAGCATCGGCCTGACGGAGTTTGAAATCCTGGACCTCGTGGCCGAAAGCACCGACGCGGCATGCCGCATGAAGCAACTCGGTGAGCGCACGCCGATGACCCAGAGCGCCATGTCCAAGGTGGTGGACCGGCTCGACAAAGCCGGACTGATTTCCCGCAAGTCCTGCGAAGATGACCGGCGCTCGCTGTTCCTGGAACTCACCGACGCCGGCCGCGCACTCCACCGGCAGGCCGCCGTCGAACACCGCGCCCTGCTGAGGGAAAACCTGGCCAAAGACTAA
- a CDS encoding MFS transporter, with the protein MTSTSTLERSAGGRLTAVRWTGAQWMLLLVLCTVLALDALDVSMVGVALPSIGTELNLGTESLQWIVSAYVLGYGSLLLLGGRMADLLGRRRIFLIALSVFAAASLLGGLVDDPALLIATRFVKGLAAAFTAPAAFSIITTSFAEGRERNRALSIFTTFGASGFSLGLVVGGLMTSLSWRWTFLVSVPVAVAVVILGLRYIPRDGAAGQAPDGEPESGHDVWGAITLAGGMLGLVYTLVAAPGNGWGSVATIAGFVASTAVLAAFAVIENRVKHPLIRFSILREGWVARANLSAVGLFGSYLSFQFILTLYLQSALGWSPLGMALALLPTGLLVASSAPFADRLIERFGAPRLILTGLAALTLGYVLFLRVGTSPNYVTDILPSVLLLGVGFALAFPSINVQATAGIRDSEQGLAAGLIQTSTQVGAALVLAVTTAMVSGHGNAPEAGAAVDAAAMLEQYRPGLILSAAVAVAALLVAATPRLSLGKRRESEVESGERLLDTQ; encoded by the coding sequence ATGACTTCAACTTCCACCCTTGAAAGATCAGCCGGAGGCCGGCTTACAGCCGTGCGCTGGACCGGTGCACAATGGATGCTCCTCCTGGTCCTGTGCACCGTCCTGGCACTCGACGCACTGGACGTATCAATGGTCGGTGTGGCCCTGCCCTCGATCGGCACAGAACTTAATCTCGGAACCGAATCCCTCCAGTGGATCGTCTCCGCCTACGTGCTCGGCTACGGAAGCCTGCTCCTGCTCGGCGGACGGATGGCGGACCTGCTCGGCCGGCGGCGCATCTTCCTGATTGCGCTCAGCGTCTTCGCCGCCGCATCCCTGCTCGGCGGACTGGTGGATGACCCGGCCCTGCTGATCGCCACCCGTTTCGTCAAGGGCCTGGCCGCTGCATTCACGGCTCCCGCTGCCTTCTCGATCATCACCACCAGCTTCGCGGAGGGGCGCGAACGCAACCGCGCCTTGTCCATCTTCACCACGTTCGGCGCCAGCGGATTCTCCCTCGGCCTGGTTGTGGGAGGCCTCATGACCTCCCTGAGCTGGCGCTGGACCTTCCTGGTCTCCGTTCCGGTGGCAGTCGCCGTCGTGATCCTTGGCCTGAGGTACATCCCCCGGGACGGAGCCGCAGGCCAGGCCCCAGACGGGGAACCCGAGAGCGGGCATGACGTCTGGGGCGCCATCACGCTCGCGGGAGGCATGCTGGGGCTGGTGTACACGCTGGTAGCGGCGCCGGGGAACGGCTGGGGATCTGTGGCAACTATCGCCGGATTCGTGGCCTCCACCGCGGTGCTGGCAGCGTTCGCCGTGATCGAAAACCGCGTCAAACACCCCCTGATCCGGTTCAGCATCCTCAGGGAAGGCTGGGTTGCCCGGGCCAACCTCAGTGCCGTGGGGCTGTTCGGTTCATACCTGAGTTTCCAGTTCATCCTGACGCTCTATCTGCAGTCCGCGCTGGGCTGGAGCCCCCTTGGCATGGCCCTGGCGCTGCTCCCGACCGGCCTGCTGGTTGCCTCGAGCGCACCCTTCGCGGACCGGCTGATCGAGAGATTCGGCGCCCCGCGGCTGATCCTGACCGGGCTGGCGGCGTTGACGCTCGGATACGTGCTGTTCCTTCGCGTGGGCACCTCGCCCAATTACGTGACCGACATTCTGCCGTCCGTCCTGCTGCTGGGCGTCGGTTTCGCCCTGGCCTTCCCGTCCATCAACGTCCAGGCCACTGCTGGCATCCGGGATTCCGAGCAAGGCCTGGCCGCAGGCCTGATCCAGACCAGCACCCAGGTCGGTGCCGCCCTGGTGCTGGCCGTCACCACGGCGATGGTGAGCGGTCACGGCAATGCGCCCGAGGCGGGTGCCGCCGTCGATGCCGCCGCGATGCTGGAACAGTACCGGCCGGGCCTGATCCTGAGCGCGGCGGTGGCCGTGGCTGCCCTCCTCGTTGCCGCGACGCCCAGGCTGTCGCTGGGCAAAAGGCGAGAGTCGGAAGTGGAGTCCGGCGAGCGCCTCTTGGACACACAATGA